In Planktothrix sp. FACHB-1365, a single window of DNA contains:
- a CDS encoding CBS domain-containing protein, with amino-acid sequence MKAKDIMTQEVAIIRGSATVAEAVRLMRLKEVRALIVEARHPEDAYGIVTETDIIAKVVAYGKDPKQVRVYEIMSKPCIVVNPDLNLEYVARLFANTGVWRAPVIQGELLGIISVTDILMQGDFLENPKLVYLQQKLQEAISNARSISATSGDDSKAAAEAWELVDEIEAEAGFYGALKADKTAKELFFERESQPVSIS; translated from the coding sequence ATGAAAGCCAAGGATATTATGACACAAGAAGTCGCCATAATTCGAGGTTCTGCAACGGTAGCCGAAGCTGTTCGACTGATGCGCTTAAAAGAAGTTCGGGCACTGATTGTTGAAGCTCGTCATCCAGAAGATGCCTATGGCATTGTCACGGAAACGGATATTATTGCTAAAGTCGTGGCTTACGGAAAAGACCCCAAACAGGTGCGAGTTTACGAAATTATGAGTAAACCTTGTATTGTGGTCAATCCTGATCTGAATCTGGAATATGTAGCCCGCTTATTTGCCAATACAGGGGTTTGGCGAGCTCCGGTTATTCAAGGGGAATTATTGGGGATTATTTCAGTCACCGATATTTTAATGCAAGGTGATTTCCTAGAAAATCCTAAATTAGTCTATCTCCAACAAAAGCTTCAGGAAGCCATCTCGAATGCTCGTTCTATTTCCGCCACCTCTGGTGATGATTCTAAAGCTGCGGCTGAAGCGTGGGAGTTGGTGGATGAAATTGAAGCCGAAGCGGGTTTTTATGGAGCTTTAAAAGCAGACAAAACCGCTAAGGAACTCTTTTTTGAACGGGAATCTCAGCCGGTTTCTATCAGCTAA
- a CDS encoding sulfate/molybdate ABC transporter ATP-binding protein translates to MSILVKNVSKLFGNFQALDKINLEVKEGKLVALLGPSGSGKSTLLRAIAGLESPDSGQIIINGQDTTHLDVRRRNIGFVFQHYALFKHLTVRQNIAFGLEIRKYPRPKIKARVEELLELIQLKGLGNRYPSQLSGGQRQRVALARALAVQPQVLLLDEPFGALDAKVRLELRSWLRQLHDEVHVTSVFVTHDQEEAMAVADEIVVMNQGKIEQVGTPSEIYDQPATPFVMQFIGTVNVLPSHAALFQDLGLVAPTTSNIFIRPHDLELHITNHLDLRSPALVKRVTHLGWDIQVDLILADERPIVAHLSKEQFTKLQLQAGDQVFVEPKRGYNGETCEILLAGLKQA, encoded by the coding sequence ATGAGTATTCTGGTTAAAAATGTTTCTAAATTATTCGGTAATTTTCAAGCCTTAGATAAGATTAACTTGGAAGTTAAAGAAGGAAAATTAGTGGCTTTATTAGGGCCATCAGGTTCGGGAAAATCAACCTTATTAAGAGCGATCGCTGGTTTAGAATCCCCTGATAGCGGACAAATTATTATTAATGGTCAAGATACCACTCATTTAGATGTTCGACGGCGAAATATTGGATTTGTATTCCAACATTATGCCCTGTTTAAGCATCTGACGGTTCGCCAAAATATTGCCTTTGGTTTAGAAATTCGTAAATATCCTCGACCCAAAATTAAAGCTAGAGTTGAAGAATTACTCGAATTAATTCAGTTAAAAGGATTAGGAAATCGTTATCCATCTCAACTGTCTGGGGGTCAACGTCAACGGGTGGCTTTAGCGCGTGCTTTAGCAGTTCAACCCCAGGTTTTATTACTCGATGAACCCTTTGGGGCGTTAGATGCTAAAGTGCGCTTAGAATTGCGGAGTTGGTTACGACAATTACATGATGAAGTTCATGTCACAAGCGTTTTTGTCACCCATGACCAAGAAGAAGCAATGGCGGTAGCCGATGAAATTGTTGTCATGAATCAAGGCAAAATAGAACAGGTGGGAACCCCTTCAGAAATTTATGATCAACCGGCGACACCTTTTGTGATGCAATTTATCGGAACTGTTAATGTATTACCCAGTCATGCTGCACTTTTCCAAGATTTGGGTTTAGTGGCTCCTACTACTTCTAATATTTTTATTCGTCCCCATGATCTTGAACTTCACATCACCAATCACTTAGATTTGAGGTCTCCAGCTTTAGTCAAACGGGTAACTCATTTAGGATGGGATATTCAAGTGGATTTAATCTTAGCTGATGAGCGTCCAATTGTTGCCCATTTAAGTAAAGAACAGTTTACCAAACTACAACTTCAAGCGGGTGATCAAGTTTTTGTGGAACCGAAACGAGGATATAACGGTGAAACCTGCGAAATTTTACTAGCGGGACTTAAACAGGCATAA